The genomic region GGTTCGCGAACCGCAGGCTCGCCTGGATGAGGTCCTCGAGCGCCTTCGTTTCGCGGTCTTCCTCTTCGAGCGTCCCGCGCAAGGCGCCGTTCAGCCAGGCGCCGAGCTCTTGGTCGAGCGCGTCGAACGTCGCCTTCTCGGCCGCCTCCAGCCGCTCCAACGCCTTCAGCCGGCCGGCGAGCTCGTCTTCGGCTTTCTCGAGCTTCTTCTTCCACTTGTCGCGGCGGACGAAGTCGGTCCGCATCGACTCGCGCAGCTCGGCGACCTTCGCCCGCAGTTCGGCGATTTCCGCCTCGGCGAGCGGCTTCGCGTCTGCGGCCGACTGACGCTGCTCGGCTTCATGCTTGCCGCGCTCGAGCCGGTAGCCGACCTTCTTCAGCCGCTCCAGCTGCTCGGCGCTCATCCGTTCGGCGAGCGTCGGCTCGCCTTTCGCGGCGGAGGATCGCTCGCCGTCCTTCTTGCGGCCGGTCGGCGTCGCCTTGTCGCCGAGGTCGAGGCCCGCGCCGCCGGCGGCGCCAGGCGTCTCGCCGGCGCCCGCGAGCTCGCGTTCGGCGAGGGCGGGCATCTCGCGGCGGTCCTTCTTCCGCCGCGCGGCTTCCTCGGCGTATTGCGCCGTCAGCCACAGCACCGCCTTCAAGGCGGTGCGGAAGGCGGCGGGCGCGGCTCCTTCCGTGCGCGGCCGGAGCCGCGCGTATAAATACTGCCGCATCAGCGTCTTGATCAGCCACCGGTGGAACGGCGGCGCGTCGGACCCCGCCTCCTCCGACGGCTTAGGCAGGTAGAAGCAATAGAAGACGTCGGCGAACAGCGCGTCGGTCAGCCACGGCGCCCGCGTCCGGGCGACGCGCACGCGCTCCCGCGCGTCCGCGTCGGCGACGAGCTGCAGGTCGAAGACGTACCGGTCGACGTTCGCGTGGCGGATCATAACGTGAAGTCGTAGTCGACGCCGGGCATGTCGGCGTCGAACAAGGAACGGTACAGCTCTAGCATGTCGTGGAGCACCCGTTCGCCGCGAATGCGCGCCGTCGCGTATTTCGCGGCGGCCCCCGCCGGATCGGGCAGCAGCGCGTTCAGGCGGCGCAGCTCGTCGGCGCGGCCGCGCTCGCGTTCGTGGAACCGTACGAGCGCCCGGCGCAGGTTCTGCCCCTGCGTCTCCAGCTCGTCGCGGCATTCCGCGAGCAGCGCCTCCGCCGCTTCGGGGCGCGACGACCCGGCGCCGGCTTTCATCTCCTTCTTGAATTGGTGTCCGAACAGCTCCGGCTTGCGGGCCTGCCAACGGTCCAGCGTCGCTGTAAACCTGGCGAGCGGCAGCTCCGCCTCGCTCTCGACCTCAAGCGCCTCGTCGAACCGCGCCTCGAACCATTCCTTGATTTCGGGCAGCGCCTCCGGCACGTCCCATAGCATATGCGGCGTGAAGACGGCGTCCCAGATCGAAACCTCGTCGCGCCCGTTCAAGGCGGCGGACGTCCGCCAGACGTCGCCGATCTTGCGCCAGCGGCGATCGGAGACGGACAGGTCGCGCTCCTCCGCTTCCGTCTTCAGCCGGAAGAGGAACAGGACCATCGGCTCCGGCAGGACGACGCGGGCGGCGCGTTCCCGCACGGATTCGACGTCGGCGACCGACAGCACCGCGGGGACGGGCTCCCGCGGCAGCGTAAACATCCGTTCGTAGCTGGACATGTGCTTCAGAAACCCGACCTCGTACCGGATCAGGAACCGGTCGTACAGCGCCCCGAGCCCCTCCGTCTCTTCGGGCAGCTCGTTCGACGCCGCGAGGAGGCAGAGGAGGGGGGAGGCTTCCTTGACCCGGCCGTTATAATAAATGCGTTCGTTCAACAGAGACAACAGCGCGTTCAAGATCGCGCTGCCGGATTTGAAAATTTCGTCGAGGAACGCGAACCGCGCCGACGGCAAGTAGCCCTCGGTCTGCCTCACGTACCGGTCCATCTTCAGCTCGCGCAGCGAGACGGGGCCGAACACCTCGTCCGGCGTCGTGAAGCGCGTCAGCAAATATTCGAACCAGCCTTCGCCCCCGAACAAGCCCGAGACCGCTCGCGCCAGCTGCGACTTGGCGGTGCCGGGAGGCCCGACGAGCAGGACGTTCTCCCCGGACATAACGCCCAGCAGGGCGAGCCGGACGAGCTCCTCGCGTTCGAGGAAGCGCTCTTCCAGCGCGGCGACGGCGGTTTCCAACTTTTTCTTCATCGATTCCATGTTCTCTCGACCCCTCATTCGGCTTGGCTTGGATCGCACACCCTATCATTGTAGCAAACCGGGGAGGGCAATACACATTCGGGAGCGCTTCGGCGGGCGATGGCGTTGGGAAAGGGTGGAACTTGCAGGAATATGGCGATTCATGTCGAATAAGATGTGTCGGATTTCTCGGTTCGGATGCCGGGAGAATAGGAGGGGTCGATCTGTTTCACGATCTGATCGTTAACGGCGCATTGTTGATCGCCATGATTCATATAGGCAGTTTATATTACCGATACCGCTCCGAAGACAGCCGGGCGCTCGCCTCGGAGAAGGCGCTGCTCGGCGTCGCCTGCGGCGCGGCGGGCATCGTGCTGATGTTTTATACGGTCCGAATCTCGGACACGACGATTCTCGACGCGCGCCACATCGCGATCGTGCTGGCCGCAAGCCAGGGGGGCTTGATCGCTTCGGCGGTATGCGGCGTCATGATCGCCTTGTTCCGGCTCGTCTTCTTCGGCGTCAGCACGACGGCGCTGTTGGCGGCGGCGAACGTTATTTTCTATGCGATCGTCTGCGGATATCTCTCCAAGCTGCGGTGGAGCCGGCTGCGGAAATACTTGGCCATGTCGGCGGTCGCGGTCGGGTCGACGCTCCTCGTGTTCGGCATCGTGCTCCCCAAGGAGATGTTATGGTATACGTGGCTGATGTACATCGGCTTCTCCGCGGGCGGCGGCGTCCTCGTCTATTTCCTAATGGAAAATATTATCGTATCCGACCTGCTGTTCCAACGGTTCAAGCAGCAGTCGACGACGGACTTCCTGACGGGACTGAACAACGTCCGCCGCTTCGACAAGGCGCTGAACGAATGCATACGGTCGGCCATGCAACGCGGCGAGCGGCTGTCGCTGCTCATGATCGACATCGACTTCTTCAAGTCGATCAACGACACGTACGGTCATAAGGCGGGGGACGACGTCTTGCGCGAGCTCGGCGGGGTGCTGCTGCAGACGTGCCGCTCGGTCGATACGGTATCTCGCAACGGCGGGGAGGAATTTTCCGTGCTGCTGCCGGACTGTACGATCGAGCGGGCCGTCGAGGTGGCGGAGCGGATCCGGCACGCGGTCGAAGCGCACGCGTTCCCGATCGAGGGGGGGCAGTCGCTGCGGATCACGGTGTCGATCGGGGCGGCCACGTTCCCCGACATGATGACCCGCTCGGACGAGCTGTTGCAGATGGCCGACGACGGGTTGTACCAAGCGAAGCGGTCCGGTCGTAACCGGGTATGCGTAGCTTCTTAATGGAAAATAAGAAAGGCGCATCGACCCTCCTTGCGTGCGGGGACATCGAATGCGCCTTTTTTCTGTTATTTGAACAGCCGGAACGGGAACCACACGTAGAACAAGCCGATGAACAGGAACAACGCCGCGGCCACGAGGAACGGGACCGACAGCCCGAACGAGTCGGCGATAATGCCGCCGATGACCGGCCCGAGCATGACGCCGATGCCTTCCACCGTCGAGAAGACGCCCCACCCGACGCCCTTCTGCTGCGGCGGCACGAACTGAGCGAGCAGGGCGTTCCAGGCGGGCAGGACGGCCGCGTAGGAGACGCCGAGCACGATCGCCCAGAACAGACACACCCACAGCGTCTCGATCGTCGTGATCATATAGAGGCCGAAGGCGACGGAGAGGAAGCCCGCGATCAGGAACCACTTCTTCCCGAGCTTGTCGCTGAGCCGGCCCATCGGCACGAGCGCCAGTACGGCGAAGGCGCCGCCGGTGAGCAGGAAGAACGAATATTGCGAGTTCGTGAGCAGCAGGTTCTCCTCGGCGAACGTCGGCAGAATCGGGAGAAGCATCGCCGCGCCGAGCGTCTGCAGGATCATGCCGGGCAGCAGCGGCTTGACCGCCTTCATGTGGACGGCGAGCGCGCCGAGCTGTCGGAAGAACGGTTCGGGGTGCGGGATGTTCTCGGCCCCTTTCACAAACCAAGAGATCGCCCACGCGAGCGCCGTCATGCCGAGCAGCACGAGGAACGAGATGCCGTAGTCGAACCAGTCGAGGAAGAAATTCAGCATCACGGGGCCAAGGCCGAGGCCCATCATCCAAGCCATGTACAAGGCGCCCATCTGCTTGCCGCGTTCGCTCTCCGTCACGCTGCTCATGCCGACGAGCCAGATCGGCGAAGCGCCGACACCGAACAGAATGGAGCCGACGACGAGCACCCACGCTTCCATTGCATATTCCAACATAAGCAGGCCGACGATCGACAATGCGAAGCAGGTTTGCAAGATCCACTGCAGCGGGAACCGATCCAGCAAGTACCCGATGCCGAGCTTCGCCACCGTGTCGGCGACGTAGTGCATCGTGACGGCGAAGCCGACGGTCGTCACGGTCAGGTACAGCTCGTCGACCGCGTATTTCGGAATATAACTGATGAGGATAGCGCCCCGAACGAATTCGATCAGGAAAAAGAGAAAGGCAAGCCGCGCCAGCGGCATCGGGACGGACAAATTACGTATAGCGTTCACTCGATACTCTCCTTCGTTCCTCGGTGAAGACGGACTCCGAACGGAGGGCGTCCATCGCCTCTATGATGTCTTGGACGATTCGTTCCGCCGAATGCGTTCGCTTCAGCGCGGCCATCGCCCGGACCGCGAGCTCCCGCCGCTCGGGCCGCTCCATGAGCGAGCGAACGGCGTCCAGCACCTGCGCGTCGTTCCCGGCGACGAACGCCGCGCCGCGGGACGCCAAATATTCCGCATTGTCCCGCTCTTGCCCGGGAACCGGGCGGAGCAGAACGACCGGAAGCTCGCACTGGATCGCTTCGGTCAGCGTGATGCCGCCGGGCTTCGTCACCATCGTCTCCGCGAGCGACATCAGCTCGTGCATCTCCTTCATGAAGCCGAACACTTTCACGTTCGGCTTTCGCCCCGCGATGTCCCGCATCGAAGCGTACAGCGATTCGTTCTTGCCGCAGACGACCGCCAGCTGCACGTTCGGCAGCGCGGCCAACGCGTCGCATACGTCGCGCAGCCCTTGCAGCACGCCGTACGAGCCCGCCATGATCAGGACGGTTCGCCGCGCCGGGTCGAGGCCGTATTTGGCGTAGAGCGCATCCGACCGTTCCATCGGGCGGAAGGCGCTCTTGAGCGGGATTCCGGTGACGCGAACGCGGTGTTCGGGCACCCCCGCCGCGGTCATGGCGGCCTGGAGGTCGTCCGTCGCTACGTAATATCGGTCGATGAGCGGATGGATCCATCGCGCGTGCATGACGTAATCGGTCAATACGTTGAAGATCGGGATCGCGACGCCTCGCCTCCGCCGCAGCTCGGGCATCGCGAGCGTCGGGAACGTGTTCACGACGGCGTCCGGCCGCTCGCGGTCGAGAATTTGCCGCAGCTTGCCGGTTCCCCAGCCGTGGAACCACGCGGAGAACCATGTGTCGTCGCGCATCTCCCGCGTGCTGTAGTACGACCAGCCGTACAACTTGGGGAATAATGTATAACTTTTAATATATATGTATTTGGTTAATTCA from Paenibacillus antri harbors:
- a CDS encoding MGDG synthase family glycosyltransferase — translated: MTTEKKKVMIVYASYGDGHIQVSNALKERFEREAGCEVSLVDLFAEAYPRLNELTKYIYIKSYTLFPKLYGWSYYSTREMRDDTWFSAWFHGWGTGKLRQILDRERPDAVVNTFPTLAMPELRRRRGVAIPIFNVLTDYVMHARWIHPLIDRYYVATDDLQAAMTAAGVPEHRVRVTGIPLKSAFRPMERSDALYAKYGLDPARRTVLIMAGSYGVLQGLRDVCDALAALPNVQLAVVCGKNESLYASMRDIAGRKPNVKVFGFMKEMHELMSLAETMVTKPGGITLTEAIQCELPVVLLRPVPGQERDNAEYLASRGAAFVAGNDAQVLDAVRSLMERPERRELAVRAMAALKRTHSAERIVQDIIEAMDALRSESVFTEERRRVSSERYT
- a CDS encoding AAA family ATPase, with the protein product MESMKKKLETAVAALEERFLEREELVRLALLGVMSGENVLLVGPPGTAKSQLARAVSGLFGGEGWFEYLLTRFTTPDEVFGPVSLRELKMDRYVRQTEGYLPSARFAFLDEIFKSGSAILNALLSLLNERIYYNGRVKEASPLLCLLAASNELPEETEGLGALYDRFLIRYEVGFLKHMSSYERMFTLPREPVPAVLSVADVESVRERAARVVLPEPMVLFLFRLKTEAEERDLSVSDRRWRKIGDVWRTSAALNGRDEVSIWDAVFTPHMLWDVPEALPEIKEWFEARFDEALEVESEAELPLARFTATLDRWQARKPELFGHQFKKEMKAGAGSSRPEAAEALLAECRDELETQGQNLRRALVRFHERERGRADELRRLNALLPDPAGAAAKYATARIRGERVLHDMLELYRSLFDADMPGVDYDFTL
- a CDS encoding MFS transporter; translation: MNAIRNLSVPMPLARLAFLFFLIEFVRGAILISYIPKYAVDELYLTVTTVGFAVTMHYVADTVAKLGIGYLLDRFPLQWILQTCFALSIVGLLMLEYAMEAWVLVVGSILFGVGASPIWLVGMSSVTESERGKQMGALYMAWMMGLGLGPVMLNFFLDWFDYGISFLVLLGMTALAWAISWFVKGAENIPHPEPFFRQLGALAVHMKAVKPLLPGMILQTLGAAMLLPILPTFAEENLLLTNSQYSFFLLTGGAFAVLALVPMGRLSDKLGKKWFLIAGFLSVAFGLYMITTIETLWVCLFWAIVLGVSYAAVLPAWNALLAQFVPPQQKGVGWGVFSTVEGIGVMLGPVIGGIIADSFGLSVPFLVAAALFLFIGLFYVWFPFRLFK
- a CDS encoding GGDEF domain-containing protein, with the protein product MIHIGSLYYRYRSEDSRALASEKALLGVACGAAGIVLMFYTVRISDTTILDARHIAIVLAASQGGLIASAVCGVMIALFRLVFFGVSTTALLAAANVIFYAIVCGYLSKLRWSRLRKYLAMSAVAVGSTLLVFGIVLPKEMLWYTWLMYIGFSAGGGVLVYFLMENIIVSDLLFQRFKQQSTTDFLTGLNNVRRFDKALNECIRSAMQRGERLSLLMIDIDFFKSINDTYGHKAGDDVLRELGGVLLQTCRSVDTVSRNGGEEFSVLLPDCTIERAVEVAERIRHAVEAHAFPIEGGQSLRITVSIGAATFPDMMTRSDELLQMADDGLYQAKRSGRNRVCVAS